A single genomic interval of Trichosurus vulpecula isolate mTriVul1 chromosome 6, mTriVul1.pri, whole genome shotgun sequence harbors:
- the SOD3 gene encoding extracellular superoxide dismutase [Cu-Zn], protein MMLSALSATIILAACVSCAAVELDGEESNLTRAEQINDIQKKVSDLWHKLVYVKPVTSGNDERTIYATCQVKPSSTLEANKSQVTGQVLFKQLYPDGKMNIFFDLAGFPVDTRNASARAIHIHKFGDLSNGCDGTSSHYNPHSVDHPHHPGDFGNFPVKDGKIRKFRSNFSASLFGPYSVLGRAIVVHEQEDDLGKGNNKGSLEHGNAGKRLACCVIGICGPELWNKVLDNVEQRKRRRESEGKTA, encoded by the coding sequence ATGATGCTTTCAGCCCTGAGTGCCACCATCATCCTGGCCGCTTGTGTGTCCTGTGCTGCAGTGGAGCTAGATGGGGAGGAGTCCAACTTGACAAGGGCAGAGCAGATCAATGACATCCAGAAAAAAGTCAGCGACCTCTGGCACAAGCTCGTCTATGTGAAACCGGTCACCTCAGGCAATGATGAACGCACTATCTATGCCACCTGCCAGGTAAAGCCTTCTTCTACTTTGGAGGCCAATAAATCCCAAGTGACAGGGCAAGTCCTGTTTAAACAGCTCTATCCAGATGGGAAGATGAATATCTTCTTTGATCTGGCTGGGTTTCCAGTAGATACCAGGAATGCCTCTGCCAGGGCTATTCACATCCACAAGTTTGGGGATCTCAGCAATGGCTGTGATGGAACCTCCAGCCACTATAACCCCCATTCGGTagaccacccccaccacccaggGGACTTTGGGAACTTCCCTGTAAAGGACGGCAAGATCAGAAAGTTCCGATCCAATTTTTCAGCTTCTCTCTTTGGGCCCTACTCTGTCCTGGGCAGGGCCATTGTAGTTCATGAGCAAGAGGATGACCTTGGCAAAGGTAACAACAAGGGTAGCCTGGAGCATGGCAATGCTGGGAAGCGCCTGGCCTGCTGTGTCATTGGCATCTGTGGGCCAGAGCTCTGGAACAAGGTCTTGGACAATGTcgaacagagaaagaggaggagagaaagtgaaggcaaGACTGCCTGA